The Aspergillus nidulans FGSC A4 chromosome VII nucleotide sequence CGTCACCCGGACCGCAACGATCGTCCTCCGCGGCGCGACCCAGAATCACCTTGACGATGTTGAGCGCGCCATCGACGACGGCGTCAACGCCGTCAAGGCAATCACCAAGGACCCGCGTCTTGTTCCGGGAGCCGGCGCCACGGAGATTCAGCTCGTCGAACGCATCTCTGCCTTCGCAGATAGGACACCCGGTTTGCCCCAGCATGCTATCCGCAAGTACGCCGAGGCGTTCGAGGTCATCCCTCGCACGCTCGCTGAATCCGCCGGTCTCGAAGCTACCGAGGTCCTTTCTCGTCTTTACACTGCTCATCACCAGGCAAACGCCGGCGTGAAGTCTACcgacggtgatgatgacgacgaggaggaaagtgaagacagcgaagaagagcgtAGCTCCGGCGGCGGCGAAGCAGAGGCTTACTGGACCACTGGAGTTGACCTTGAGGGTTCCTCATCGTCTGGTACGCTGGATACCGTGGAAGAGGGTATCCTCGATCTGCTTTCCTCCAAGAGTTGGGCTATTCGTCTAGCTAGCGAGTCAGCTCGGACAGTTCTGAGCGTCGACCAGATCATCGTTGCTCGACAGGCCGGTGGGCCGAAGCCCCCCGGTCCTAACCCTAACTGGGATGAGGACTAGATACTCTAAATAATATACGCCGTGGATAGTCCAAATACAAGTCTGTGGTAGATCTACGCGATATCATGAAAAGTCTGTTTTGGAATGTACAGAGGCATCACAATACGTGTTATGGTTACATCTGAACTACCATAGACTGCAAGGAGCTATTTGGGCACTATATAGTTGTCTCCATGTCATATCATGTGTCACGGGTGTACAATTACTCTGCAGGAACAGCCCAACTTCTACTCCGGGTTAATTAATTAATCGGACAAGCTCCAAACAAGCAGTGCGTAGGCTAATGATAGGCGTCGAGAAGTACAGGAGGATTGATTCTAACTAACGGTACCATGCGTCGTCACCAAGACAACCTCCGACAGTTGTAGCTGTTCGTTGTCAGTGTAACGTCTCTTGGAGCCCAACATAGGGACAAAGAAAGGGCAAAATGGTGCTTACGCTGCAACCCTCGTTCGTACACTTCCTCCAGCATGATGTGTGTCAGAGTTCGCACAGTCTGTTCGTGAATGTCATGCGACAAGACGATCGTTCCTCCCTGATCTAGCTCCTGGTTAAACTTGGCCACACTACGTCCAATCAGATCAGGATGATCGTTCTCATAGTCCTTGGTATCGACACTAGCACCAATGACATGGTAGCCGAGTTCAGCCATGACGCCCAGAACATAGTCATTGGCGGCGAGGTACGGTGGCCTCATGTAGGTAGGGACTACCCCGACGGATGCTACAAAGGCAGACTCGAGTCGGGTCATTTGGTCGACGATTTGATCATAGCTGAGAACAGTAAGATCGGTATGGCCCCATCTGGAAAGTAAGACGACGTCAGGTTAGTTTTGAAATAAACTCCTGGAGCGAAGAGACCAGGCTGTTCACTGGGGTGTTTCACGTACGTGTGCGATGCTAGCTGGTGGCCTTCATTTACAACACGCTGGATGAGCCATTCGTTGCCAGCTAGATTGTGGCCATTCACAAAGAAGGTCGCTTTGGCGCCGTACTGCGCGAGTATGTCGAGGAGTTCTTCTGTGTAAATGTAGGGTCCGTCATCGAAGGTTAGGGCTACCACTCCAGGAACGTAGCAATGGTGAATGTATAGACCGTAGGAAACACGCGGTTGTCGGTCTGTGAGGTTTGCTATTGTATTGATGGCTAGGGCTTGAGTGTTTAGGATGAGGGTTGCGGCGAAGAGTGAGAGAAGAGATGCCACACCCGGCACATTAGGAAACAGCATGATGATATATAGATGATGATATGGGGTAAGTATAAACCTTAGGGCTGAAGAATATGAACAGCAGCGACGTAGGGAAGAAAGAACCCGAGATTGAGTCTCAAGATGCACGACAAGCGGGAAAAAAGAGCATGACCGCTCGACGCTCTTATAAAGTTGGGAAGGAGCGTTCCGTCTATGAGAATTGGCAGCATGAACATGGGTTGGCGAGGTTAGATGTTCTAGGAAGGAGGCAGGCGGCATCGTGAACCCGAGTTACTGAAGAAATGTCTATTGGTCCAGCCGAACTCTATAGTAGTCCCAGGAAATACGCCCGGGGTATGACCTGCAGAAGCGCCTGTAGACGGTTGACACATCATCTTATGATCTGTCTTACCGCCTCCCATATATCTTAACGCGGTCCTCAATtggcttctggctcttctccCCAGGAACTCCCTTAGGGCTACCGAACACCAACTGTGCGACAAGTTTCCACTCGGAAGGGATATCCCATTGCTTAGCGACTGGGCCGTCAATTAGAGGATTATAATGCTGCAAGTTTGCCGCGAAGCCAAGGGATTCGAGTCCGGTCCAGACTTGCATGATGTCAGCAGAATGCACTCACAACAAAGGATGGGACCAAAAGTAGGGAGGCGGGGGTCAGACGCACGGAAGAACTGATGCATGGCATTGGAGTGTTCAGCCCAAGGCTGAAACTGGTTTCTGTATAGAGGGAACTTCTCCGAGAATGGCTTAATATGCGTTGGGTCTTCGTAAAAGAGAATCTGTCCGCACACTCTTGATTAATACTCCGTAGTCCGTACTTATCGCGATCCATGTCCAATCAGTATCTCGCTGCGTGGTCGAGTTTAACATACCGTTCCCACGCCGGCTCGGAATCCCTGCAGCTTCGGCAGTGTCTGCCTTTCCCAAACTTCTTTGGGAATAGCACCTGTGTTCAGTAGGTTCTTAAAGACTTCGATTGCGACATCCCACAGGCGCTCGTGCTCGCGGTGCAACAGCACAAGCAGTCGTGTCGACTGGGTATTGAAGGCACTGGGGACGTTCAGAATGGCAGCATGAACAAGCTTCTCGATTTCGGAGTCCGGAACAGGGCTGTTACTGCCCAACTGATAGACGGTTCGTCGAGCTTTGGCCAATTCCACCAGGATGTCTGTCTTAGGGGATCCATTCCGCGCGGAGTAAGAGAACGGTCGAACAGCTACAGCCTTGTTTGGTGAGAAACCGCGGACTCCTTGCGGTATTGAAAGAGGCAATGTAAAAAATAGCCGAGAAGCGATGCGTGGGATTGCCATGCTGACTTGGGTGGTTGGTTGTCAGAGCCGAAAGACCAAAATATATCCGCACAGCCGACCTGACTGCCAAGACTGAGATCTCTTTGTCACAACTGACTCATGATTAGAAAGCTCTTGTGGAGGACGGCATAATAGACGTAATGGACGCAAGTCAGGTAACCAATTGCTGTtatttaaaaaaaaagtctCGATCTACCCTAGACAGCCGAAATATCGCTCCCGTGCCGAAATTGCTCGCCATCAGTATGTATGCAACAAATCAAACAGAATACCTCCCAACCATGAGATTACTAGTAAAACGGAACACTGATAAAAGCAGCGTGAAGAGGAACCGAACTCAGGGTATTCTGCACAATATCCGAACACCTAATCAAACCAGACTCGCGATGACGTCTGAAGGACTCGAGGGCCTAAGGGACGTGATCCATAACGAAAAGCGccgaaagaaagaaaatcaCAAAACTTTGGAGACGATGGCGTTGATATCCTCGTGGTCATTTAACTTTCGTGGCATGAAGACTATATGCAACTCCAGCACATAAGCTGTAGTCCCCATTAGATTTCTGCTCACCGTGAACGTAGAGTATAGGATtcaagagcaaggaaaaaGCCATGGTCTCACATAGAAGGAGGTGGCTGCGTTCGTGGACTCTGCAGAGCGCAGTCGCATGAACGAGTATGGTTTTTAGCGCCCATATACCAGCCCTCGCTGAGCAAACGATGCTCTAGTTCTAGCCAGTACTGGGCTTTGCCCCCGCCGGCGGTTTTGAGATCAAGATCGCCGAGGCGGATTTCGACGCGGCCCTTCTCACTTCTGGGCATCTACAAACCGTTAGTAGACAGTTGTACCGCTGCATGCCTTCTCCAGTGTAGGACTAAGGAGTGCTTGGAGTGATTTCCAGGTTCCAAGGGGTGTAATCACCTTGATATACATTGTACAATCCCGAAGAGTCATTGCAATTGATTTATCACGCGAAAGCGGCGAGGGCCCATAGAGCCCGACATCTTTCATGCTCCTCTGGTGTGCTAGAAGTTTTAACAGCGTAGGATTCCGGTAGATAACTTTCGCAAGCCGGGTATGGTCTTTATATCCTTTAACGAACTTGGTTGCGCGCAAAACATGCTCAAACTTGTCAGATACCAGGTCCAGAGGGCAAAATGATCGCACTTCCGATGCACCCACTCGACGAGCATCGTGATTCTTCATATCCCGCAAAGCGCAGGTGCGACATCTGCGAGCGCTCACCGGAGCGGATGGAGACTGGACAAGCCATTTCGGTTTTAGCTCAGCCAAATCTGTCCCAGGATTGCCAAAGGAGGTCATATCTGTGACCAGCAGTCCAAATGGTTCTGTAACAGACAGATACACACCCCGCCTTTGCTTCGGCCGCTTTCCAGTAAGCTCAGCGGCACGCAGCTGATCATTGCATTGCTGGGAGAGGCCTTTTGGTAGGTAAACCAGTTCCTGGtccaccagctcttctggGTTGAAAAGGGGACGGATGACCCTGTCAAAATTTCGAGCAATCTCCTGGTAAGAAACACCGGCCGGTGTATCCTTGCGGAGTCGTAGCAGCTTTCCTCTGTATTCAGCAGGTAGAATTTGGTGGTCTGCCTGGGACACAATGCGGTAAATAATATTTGCGCCGCCTTCGGCGAGGTATGCAAGCTGAGTCCCAATTGGGAGCTCAAACGACTTGAGTTGCGTCATTGGTCACGTCGTCGTGTGTTGAGTTGTTCTTGATCCAACCTTTCTGGAAAACACCATGGCCACGCTGGCAAACCGTCGATGTAAGAGTGTCTACAAACCAGAAAACCTAAAAGATAGGAGAATGGGCGGTCCAGAAGTGGATGGAATTAAGCAAACAGAAGGTTCCTGAGTCAAAATGGTAGCCTTTAGGGCCCGGGTAACCGGCTGTGAGAACGGGGCTTCGAAAAAGCAAGAGGATAGGTTCGATTTCGCACACAGATGTGATTTGGGCCGCAACCGATTTTAATACTGCTTCAGTGGCTTGACGATTTCAAGAAACGTATAAGCCTCTTTGAGGTTGGCGAATGACTAGTACTTCGTCTGCCTGAAAGCTCGGTCACACCGTgaattgcttttttttttttccttcctttttgcGGTTGCTTATTCCGGCGTCGCCTCCGTATGAGCGGAACGACTGTGCCTCGTAACTTGCAGCCAATCGATCCGAAATGACCAAAAAATAAGCTCGTAGTAGTAGGTAAAAGTTATTTATGGCGCAGGGTTACTCAGCTGAGATATGGTGAAGGATGCGCTTGACTGGTGCTGGCTGCCGATGACCACCAGGCGATAAGACCAAGACAACCCGATTGCGTTTAGTGCCGAGGGTCCTTGACCCATGCCATGAGTCTTGTGCAGGATTTAGACCGTCTCAGCAGGCTGAACGTTTGGCCACTCCGTCAATGCTGCGCCAATGGGAGCTCGATTGGCAACTTAGATCGCCGACAGGCTCTGTACGCCAGTCCGGAGTCCTGATGACGCTGGCACCGCTGGGATGGACTAAAGGCTGTATGGCTGTTTTCTGACGTCAACCAAGGCCGGCGAAGTTTCGTTGGCAAGGCTAGCAGCGAACTTGAACGGAAATCCCACAATGAAACGACTCCGCGGATAGCGCAACTCGTGGCTTCGTGAATCCTAGGCTGAATGCACAGAGCAGCTGAGCAAAGGAGGCTAGGATGGCAGGATCCAGGGCGTCGGGCACGGACGCTTCCAAGTCGACTTGGGCAGTCTCTCGCGGCGCAGATTCCAGgcaaattcaagaagagtAGCGGTCAGAACGGCGGCTGGTTGGTTGCCTGAGAATGACCATAAGCGATTGTGTGGAATGTCACAGGAAGACGATCTGCTGAAGTCATGCAAGAAATCGCAAGGACGAGGGATAGGCTCAGACTAGCAGGGATCCGGCGGCTTCCAGAAGGTTGGAAAGAGCCGGGCTGTTCCTTGATAATAACgagaagatgagatggaAACAAGGACCTGGAGGGGACGAGAGAAATAATAATTGTTGATTGTGAGTCGAGAAGATTGCAGAGGTGCGAACCAAGTCCCAAGTTCCAGAGCTGTGGATGCCAATCGTGACTGAGACTCTGCGCCCCGCTTGTGTTCTCGTGAGTAACGTGCACTCTACTCGATTCGATAACACGGGTCACACCAGTAGTAGCCGCATCGGCGAGATAGGAAACCTGCAGCCGGGCTCCTAGTGTGCTCTGACTCCGGTTCAGATGTCAATCGCTTGCATACAGGGATGAAGCAATACTTGGCCTAACCGGGCGGGTGATGCCTGCAGTTGGCGATACCGCGATAGGGCGATAGGCTGCTTTTACCCCGCGGCTATGAGGGGCGCCAGGCTTAGCCTCGCACGACGACCACCCAATACGACCACTCAACACGACCACCACAAGCTCGCACCATCGCCAGTGGAACTTGCCTCTTACAAGGATCTTGGTTCTGCTAGTGTCCCCTGATATAGCGTAATATCGCAAGAAGCAAACCCAGGAGGCACGGCACCAGAATATCGCTTCCTGCACTTCACCCATCGCAGTGGGCCGTTTGCAGACGTCTGACAAGCACCTCAAACGCACCCCGCTCTCTCTGGCAATGGCGTCCATCCCGACACCCCCCCATTGCACTGCAGACTTCTGCCTGATCCCCGTACGTCTTCGCTAGCACATGCATCAATCATGCAACAATATACCCCCTGCGCTGCGGTTCGCTCGTTTGCCTTGTTCTTCTCTATCTGACGTTTCTGTCCTATCATCGTTCCTTGCCACGACCATGTGAGGCCGCAGCTCAGCCGACTAATATCACGATTCGCACAGATTGgcacctcctcgccatcagTTTCCGCGCAAATTGCAGATGTCCAACGTCTGATCGAGAAATCGGGGCTGAAATACGTCATGCACTCAGCCGGAACCACTCTCGGTATGTTCTGCTTCGTCCTACCATAAGTACCTCCTCGCATCAAGGACGCTGCGTGATCTAGGGTCCCTTGTTATCGCCCCAGATTACCCCTCAACCTGGTTGAGAGTCGTGCCACTATGCAGATGCACCTTGTCCTGCCCTGACTGGGATTTTGGTGTCAGACCCTGTTGTAATGCCACGAGTGGGCTAACGATTTTCCTCCGCCCCTGCTGGGTGGGCCAGATCGATTAACAGAAGGTTCATGGGATGAAGTACATCGAGTCATAGGTCAGGCGCACACTTTATTGCATCAACAAGGCATTGTGAGGATCCAAACTGATATTCGCGTCGGTTCAAGGTTTGTTTTTCTCGCAGTGGTCGCAGGACCACTCGCTCTGTGTGTTACCAGCAGTAACCGGGCTAACGTCATGTCCAATTCAGGACCGACAAGGTGCAGTCGTTCGAAGATAAGGTGGCCAAGGTCCAAGAGCTCTTGAAGCAGTAACGCAAATCATTGACGGGGCGAAGCCGAAAGCCGTTCAGAATTGAGTTCAGGATTTGGTCCCGCTCAATACAAACAGAGAATCCCGGCCGTTTTTCAAGGAGATCTGCAGCCACCGGTTCGCGGCGTGGAGTATAGTTATCTTGGCAGTAGTTGAGAAGATCTCAATCGGATTTACATGCCAACTGGAGTGAGCGGCCGCCCCTGTCTGTACCGTCGATCTGTATTCTGCCATAACGAAGCCGTTTATAGTGACTTACTCTGATTTCTCCAAAGcaggtagagtaactgtCAATTGCCGTCCAGTAAACAGAAGTATCCTTGCGGCTGGCTATTCTTATAGCGCGGCAAAATACTCTGTTGGTGATGGCCGGCTGACGATTTTTCAGAGTACAATGAATGATCAGTACTACTCAGCCGTGTAGACGAGGCATAGATGTGAGATTGACGAACCTCTCTGGCATATCAACACCACAATGGATCTAACAAAAACGTCAGAGAGCATAGGTAATCCGTATTCTCCGCACCTAAGATCATGTACTTTTACCCGGTTCACACCAATTGCTTCTAAATGGAACTCCTCGAAACAGTAATATGCGTGCGTACACTCCAAGTATCCAATCTCCTCCTTAGGCCACGAGCAATTTGAGCAGGACGGTTCAAACCATCTCACCGATTCAACCGTGAATGTTGAAGAGTAGGTATAGAGTATGATTTCCTATAAAGTTAGACTAAATCAGAACCTTGCTGACAGGTCGGTAAGAGCTTTTCTCTGCGCAAGGCCTGGTGTAGCTCATCTACGTGGGTTCTGCGAGATTGGTGTTTTCTGTTGCCACTAGAAGACACATTCGGCTCGTGCTCGGGCAGCGGTCATTTCGAAGTAGTATAAAGTATTCTCACTTTGTCCTGGAGGCAGCCAGCAGGTCAAGCCCTCCACAGCCCTGTAGCTCTCTATATTTGCTCTGTTAGGAAGTGCCAAGCCCCGGGAAACATGTAGGGCATGGCTTTTGCAGCACAGGGACGATAGGCATAATAGACTGTGCGACGAAGCCCTTTGGCAAACGCTTGAAACTAGTCTGGTAGCTGCGCTGTCAGTTGACCGGAATCAAGATCGGTGACTTTAGGATCAGGTTCGACAAAGTCTCCTTGTTTTGTGAATTACTGGGTAGTCAAAAGATAATGACACTATTCGAGTGTCCTGCAAGAATTTCGACCATTTTCTACGCTCCGGCCAATAAGTAGAAAGTCTTTCAAAGGAAGCTTAATCTGCCCCAGTTCTACTTTACACTGATTTTGGCGAGCTAGACGCAACGCGACTCTAGAAGACATCTTGAAAAGACAAAATCATAGCTTCGAATGCAAATAGTTCAACTTTAAGCCAAGGCCACCCCTTGTGGACAACTTCCAGTCGCTTACCCAAAACGCCGATCCCATGCATGGCTATCTAACGACAATGCTTTGTCTAATCCAACCAGGTATCAAGTGGAGGTGCATAAGAGGCGAGAAAATAAATATCGAAGAAACCAAGAAGTGGTCGTGCTGATCAACCATGCTAAGAAAGAGCGATACCTCCGCCTAAAATCTCACCCCAGTCACCGCCAGCCCAGATCCAGTCACCCATACTGGTACTAGCTCCAGCCTGTGCGCTGCGGACGAGGTCAACCAACCCTTTGAACACGTTCGAATAGGTGGAGGCTGAactctcctcgtcctcagcaacagcggTGATATTTGTGCGGCCAACAGGATTGGTGACTCCATTGAGTTTATCCACGGTTTCTATGGCCGGACCTTTGTCAAAGAAATCTACCAGGATAAAGGCTGGTTGGCGGCCCCAGGCAGTCTGGCAGGTAGATGCTGCATCACCAAGATTTCCTTCGCCGCCAGAGGGGGCGTTGGTGGTGCCGACGTAGCTCTCATTAGGGGCCTGATAATCCAGAAGGATCGTCTGGTAGAGGAAGTGGTTCTGCAGAGGGAGCATGTTGGCCGAGATGGCGGAGGCGGCATTACCCTTAACGCTGGAAGGCCTATCCGCAGTGCAGGAAAAGTTCGATGGCGACGTCACGTCGTACGAGTTCTCGAAGATGTAGGTAAACTCGTCCATGAGATATGTAGCGCCTGAGTTGTCGTCTAATGATGCAACGAAAGTCATCAAACGAGTCCCGGCATCGATCAACTCTTGTAATGTTGGCCACGAAGATGGCGCTGACTGTGATGTAGGAGTATAGGCATAGTCGGTGATGTCCGCGGCCTCAAACTCCGCAGCAAGGTCGGAGGCCGTCGCGCCGTCCGAATTCACCAGCAAAACCGTTACCACTAAGACAAAATTCAGTATAAATATCCCAATTCGCAATAACCGCCGACAAGCCGTACCTTCATTCGGATTTGAATCCAACCAGCTCTTGATTTCGGATAACCACGTACGAAGCCtcccagcatccagaaggtCGCAGCTCGAATGGCACAGTCGCCATTGGGAATCACTGTCGTGCACCTGGGCAGATACTAAGCGGACACCGGCATCGAGTTGAACAGTGGTGTTGTAATACCTAAGACGCGGCCAAAGTTAGTGCCCAAAGTACGGATAAAGAGCTCCTC carries:
- a CDS encoding chitin deacetylase (transcript_id=CADANIAT00008503), translated to MLFPNVPGVASLLSLFAATLILNTQALAINTIANLTDRQPRVSYGLYIHHCYVPGVVALTFDDGPYIYTEELLDILAQYGAKATFFVNGHNLAGNEWLIQRVVNEGHQLASHTWGHTDLTVLSYDQIVDQMTRLESAFVASVGVVPTYMRPPYLAANDYVLGVMAELGYHVIGASVDTKDYENDHPDLIGRSVAKFNQELDQGGTIVLSHDIHEQTVRTLTHIMLEEVYERGLQPTTVGGCLGDDAWYR
- a CDS encoding nitroreductase family protein (transcript_id=CADANIAT00008504), yielding MAIPRIASRLFFTLPLSIPQGVRGFSPNKAVAVRPFSYSARNGSPKTDILVELAKARRTVYQLGSNSPVPDSEIEKLVHAAILNVPSAFNTQSTRLLVLLHREHERLWDVAIEVFKNLLNTGAIPKEVWERQTLPKLQGFRAGVGTILFYEDPTHIKPFSEKFPLYRNQFQPWAEHSNAMHQFFLWTGLESLGFAANLQHYNPLIDGPVAKQWDIPSEWKLVAQLVFGSPKGVPGEKSQKPIEDRVKIYGRR
- a CDS encoding uncharacterized protein (transcript_id=CADANIAT00008505) encodes the protein MDASQVTNCCYLKKKSRSTLDSRNIAPVPKLLAISMYATNQTEYLPTMRLLVKRNTDKSSVKRNRTQGILHNIRTPNQTRLAMTSEGLEGLRDVIHNEKRRKKENHKTLETMALISSWSFNFRGMKTICNSST
- a CDS encoding inositol-pentakisphosphate 2-kinase (transcript_id=CADANIAT00008506); translated protein: MTQLKSFELPIGTQLAYLAEGGANIIYRIVSQADHQILPAEYRGKLLRLRKDTPAGVSYQEIARNFDRVIRPLFNPEELVDQELVYLPKGLSQQCNDQLRAAELTGKRPKQRRGVYLSVTEPFGLLVTDMTSFGNPGTDLAELKPKWLVQSPSAPVSARRCRTCALRDMKNHDARRVGASEVRSFCPLDLVSDKFEHVLRATKFVKGYKDHTRLAKVIYRNPTLLKLLAHQRSMKDVGLYGPSPLSRDKSIAMTLRDCTMYIKMPRSEKGRVEIRLGDLDLKTAGGGKAQYWLELEHRLLSEGWYMGAKNHTRSCDCALQSPRTQPPPSM
- a CDS encoding thiamine-binding protein (transcript_id=CADANIAT00008507), whose translation is MASIPTPPHCTADFCLIPIGTSSPSVSAQIADVQRLIEKSGLKYVMHSAGTTLEGSWDEVHRVIGQAHTLLHQQGIVRIQTDIRVGSRTDKVQSFEDKVAKVQELLKQ
- a CDS encoding uncharacterized protein (transcript_id=CADANIAT00008508): MLGTTGLLALLSLASATTVIPRQTSSDSTACNNAASLCSKSYGDITHLGAHDSPFLRDESTGNSISGNQYYNTTVQLDAGVRLVSAQVHDSDSQWRLCHSSCDLLDAGRLRTWLSEIKSWLDSNPNEVVTVLLVNSDGATASDLAAEFEAADITDYAYTPTSQSAPSSWPTLQELIDAGTRLMTFVASLDDNSGATYLMDEFTYIFENSYDVTSPSNFSCTADRPSSVKGNAASAISANMLPLQNHFLYQTILLDYQAPNESYVGTTNAPSGGEGNLGDAASTCQTAWGRQPAFILVDFFDKGPAIETVDKLNGVTNPVGRTNITAVAEDEESSASTYSNVFKGLVDLVRSAQAGASTSMGDWIWAGGDWGEILGGGIALS